The window CTCGGACACATCCTGAAGGATCTCGATAAGACAGAAGAATGGAGAAATCTGAATCAAACCAATGGAAAGGAGAAATAAATGGTTATCGAAAAAGCCGGAAATCTCTTAGGCAAAGGAAAGAAATTCGCTATAGTAATTGGCCGTTTTAACGAGCTTGTTACGGGGAAGCTGCTCGAAGGAGCTCTGGATTGTCTTGAAAGACACGGTGTGGATAAGGATAATATTACTGTCTGCCGTGTTCCCGGATCTTTTGAGATTCCACAGGCGGCAAAGAAGCTGGTGTCAACGGATATTGACGGTATTATTTGCGCCGGCGCTTTAATCAGGGGAGATACACCTCATTTTGATCTGCTTGCAAGCCAGGTTGTCAAGGATGTTTCAAATATAGCCGTCAGTTCAGGTATGCCCGTATCGTTTGGAATTATAACGGCGGACACACAGGAGCAGGCACTGGAAAGAGCGGGCAGTAAGGCGGGGAATAAGGGATGGCAGGCAGCTATGTCGGCACTCGAAATGTCTAATCTATTCGATGATATTGGATGAAAAGGTGAGGATTTGAGTCGAAGAAGAAAAGCCAGGGAAATAGCCCTACAGGCGTTATATGCCGTGCAGTTATCTTCTCAGGATTGGGAAAAAGCGCTCAGCGAGAATGTTTCAAGGCGTCATTCCAGCGGAGAAGCTGTTGATTACGCGGAGGCTTTGGTCGAGAGAGTTGTAAAGGAAAGTGGAAAACTGGATTTAATGATAGAGGAAGTTCTTGAGAACTGGGATTTTGAGAGAATATCCGTTGTAGATCTTTTAATATTGAAAATAGCTCTTGTCGAGCTCATCCATTTTCCGTCTACACCAAAGAATGTTATAATCAACGAAGCAGTTGAAGTGGCGCACCGGTTCAGTTCAAAAAATGCCGGCGAATTTGTTAACGGTATTCTGGACGAACTTGCCAGCCGGATTCGTGATTGAATCGATAGAAAAGCGGGTATTTGAGTAAAATGGAATAAATACTGCTTTTTTTACGCAAATGTTTCCCGGTAATTTATAGTGGTATTATTATTTGAGGTTACATAATATGAGTGAAAAGCACATCTCTGAGAAAAGGCACTGGAACAGTTTCTGGGAACAGTCACCTGACGTTAATCAGGTTTATGACAATGAGGAAAGAGTAAGCAGACATTTTACAGAAATTGTCCCGCCTGAAGGTTTGAGGATACTTGAAGTTGGAGCCGGCTCGGGAAGAGACGGGATTTTGTTCTCCCGAATGGGAGCAAGGGTTGTTTCTCTGGATTACAGCAAAAGTGCGCTGGGGCTGGTTAAATCACAGCTTTCGAGTGGTGATTCCGTGGACCTCTGCTGTGGTGACGCGTTTTCTCTGCCCTTTAAAGATGAAACGTTTGATCTTGTTTTTCACCAGGGACTTCTGGAACATTTCCGAAATCCGGACGATATGATAAAGGAGCATAAGCGGGTTATTAAGAAGGGTGGTTATCTTCTCGTGGATGTACCACAACGGTACCATTACTATACGGTTGGTAAACATCTGCTGATATCTCTGGGAAAATGGTTCGCGGGATGGGAGACGGAGTACAGCGTGAAAGAGTTGGAGAGAATGCTGGAAAGGCAGGGGCTGACCGTTGTAAAGAGTTATGGTGAATGGTTGAATCCCCCTATATGGTTTCGAATGCTTCGGAAAGGACTTGTCAGGTTTGGAATAAGAATTTCTATGTATCCGGCGGTTTTCTCAGCCCTGAGAAAAATCTTTCAAGGTCCGAGAAGATTTATTCTTAACATGAGATGTACTCTTTATACAGCAGTTGTCATTGGAAGTATTGCCCGGAAAGATTAAAGGAAGGTTTGTTTTGAGGTTTCTTGCTCTGAACTGGAGAGATATAGAACATCCCGAAGCCGGCGGAGCTGAGGTGCATCTGCATGAAATACTTACTTTCCTTGTTAAGTGGGGACATAATGTGACACAAATTTCTTCCGCTTTTCCCGAAGGAGAATCCCAGGCAGTAGTCGATGGAGTAAGGATTCTAAGATCCGGACACTGGTTTGACGCGAATTTCACATTGCCTATCTTTGCCAGGCGTATAATGAAATCGAATACTTTTGATGCTGTTATTGAAGATATAAACAAACTTCCCTTTTTTATGCCCCTTTATACAGATATCCCCGTTCTTGGAGTGGTACCCCATCTTTTTGGCACTACAGTATTTCGTGAAGCAAATTGGTTGATAGGTTCATATGTTGTTATTATGGAAAAACTTATACCATATATATATAAGAACAACCGATTTATGGTTATAAGTCCAAGTACTAAAAGTGACCTTTCCGGCAGGGGAATAGCCCCCGACAGAATAGATGTTGTATTATGCGGTCTGAATCACCAGCTATATCGTAATCTTGATCTGGAGAGGAATGAAGATCCGACGATAGTTCATCTGGGAAGGCTTAGAAAATATAAGAGTGTTGAAATAGCAATCCGGGCGGTAGAAATTATAAGAAAAAAACTACCTAAAGCAAAGCTCTTGATAATTGGAGACGGGCCCTATAAATCAGTACTTGAAGATACCGTTGAGAAAGCAGGCATGGAAGAGGCAGTTGAATTTAAGGGGTACATGGAAACGGAAGATGTTGTAAAGTGTCTTAATAAGGCGCATCTTCTGATTAATCCGAGTCCGAAAGAGGGATGGGGATTAACGGTTGTGGAGGCGAACGCCTGCGGTATGCCTGTTGTAGCAAGTGACAGGCCGGGGCTTAGGGATTCCGTATGGGTAGGTGAAACAGGATATCTC of the Candidatus Krumholzibacteriota bacterium genome contains:
- the nusB gene encoding transcription antitermination factor NusB → MSRRRKAREIALQALYAVQLSSQDWEKALSENVSRRHSSGEAVDYAEALVERVVKESGKLDLMIEEVLENWDFERISVVDLLILKIALVELIHFPSTPKNVIINEAVEVAHRFSSKNAGEFVNGILDELASRIRD
- the ribH gene encoding 6,7-dimethyl-8-ribityllumazine synthase; translation: MVIEKAGNLLGKGKKFAIVIGRFNELVTGKLLEGALDCLERHGVDKDNITVCRVPGSFEIPQAAKKLVSTDIDGIICAGALIRGDTPHFDLLASQVVKDVSNIAVSSGMPVSFGIITADTQEQALERAGSKAGNKGWQAAMSALEMSNLFDDIG
- a CDS encoding glycosyltransferase family 4 protein — protein: MEVLPGKIKGRFVLRFLALNWRDIEHPEAGGAEVHLHEILTFLVKWGHNVTQISSAFPEGESQAVVDGVRILRSGHWFDANFTLPIFARRIMKSNTFDAVIEDINKLPFFMPLYTDIPVLGVVPHLFGTTVFREANWLIGSYVVIMEKLIPYIYKNNRFMVISPSTKSDLSGRGIAPDRIDVVLCGLNHQLYRNLDLERNEDPTIVHLGRLRKYKSVEIAIRAVEIIRKKLPKAKLLIIGDGPYKSVLEDTVEKAGMEEAVEFKGYMETEDVVKCLNKAHLLINPSPKEGWGLTVVEANACGMPVVASDRPGLRDSVWVGETGYLVPYGDENAFAEKSLELLLNRDLWSKMSKNALRRVKELTWERCARESESILKRVVEG
- a CDS encoding class I SAM-dependent methyltransferase; this translates as MSEKHISEKRHWNSFWEQSPDVNQVYDNEERVSRHFTEIVPPEGLRILEVGAGSGRDGILFSRMGARVVSLDYSKSALGLVKSQLSSGDSVDLCCGDAFSLPFKDETFDLVFHQGLLEHFRNPDDMIKEHKRVIKKGGYLLVDVPQRYHYYTVGKHLLISLGKWFAGWETEYSVKELERMLERQGLTVVKSYGEWLNPPIWFRMLRKGLVRFGIRISMYPAVFSALRKIFQGPRRFILNMRCTLYTAVVIGSIARKD